A single window of Streptomyces griseoviridis DNA harbors:
- a CDS encoding Rne/Rng family ribonuclease, with protein sequence MLEPTEPEEGSELNSPSDTLPPRRRRRAASRPAGPPAGPAATPEEIVAPAEAEQKPDENVEAPEAEEAVVAEAAPAARPRRRATRRAAAPAGSPAAADSPAVAETVVPAADAAAPEESAVAETEAVPETPAVSEDDAPRRPRRRATRRATAPTGAPDAAEAAEIVVPVAEETPAEAPAVAEAPAEEAEPAVRGRRRATRRASAPAGAPKGAEKTELPEQQAEPDAVTEAPAAAAEPAVEDDDSAPRRGRRRATRRVTAPAETPAVAEEAPAAVAVAETPVAEVPAPADAEDAPRRARRRSVRKAATGFSAPAPETDSPRRPARPAVAVFQAPVFTEPRFQTPERAAAEAAAGVAEPEGPDDTEAADHRDDTAEAPREATRAAKAPAADEEQSAGSRRRRRRRGAASDEAETQAPEPVVEDEPEEADADAEDGHDGDDDSEDTGSRRRRRRGGRRRRRGDSADAGGDDESDEHDDTDEHAPRDDSAEAGDAEQADDADDDADSDDADVRSGDSGGSNSSSRRRRRRRRRAGDNGTDGEPGDNDPERTVVKVREPRKQSEPSDEVQSIKGSTRLEAKKQRRREGREQGRRRVPIITEAEFLARREAVERVMVVRQHGDRTQIGVLEDGVLVEHYVNKEQSTSYVGNVYLGKVQNVLPSMEAAFIDIGKGRNAVLYAGEVNFEALGMANGPRRIESALKSGQSVLVQVTKDPIGHKGARLTSQVSLPGRYLVYVPEGSMTGISRKLPDTERARLKTILKKIVPEDAGVIVRTAAEGASEDELRRDVERLQAQWEEIQKKAKGGNAPTLLYGEPDMTVRVVRDIFNEDFTKVVVSGDEAWSTIHGYVAHVAPDLADRLSKWTSEVDVFATYRIDEQLAKALDRKVWLPSGGSLVIDRTEAMIVVDVNTGKFTGQGGNLEETVTRNNLEAAEEIVRQLRLRDLGGIIVIDFIDMVLESNRDLVLRRLLECLGRDRTKHQVAEVTSLGLVQMTRKRVGQGLLESFSETCVHCNGRGVIVHMEQPGSAGGGGKRKKRGRGGDGHTHEAAHSVESADGLDEDTESESVAEVAAEAAEPVALPGPEFTPDEELYSSVAEAEAAARGRSRRRTSRRASAPAGAPSRSEQREQREQRDERERRDEPRAEAPKAEAPVVETPAEVALAEPAAVEDAVVPAPAQVEAPAADEAAPKGRTRRRATRKVSAPAGSPAGAEAAVVTVAEAAPVAEAPAEQPAQPVQAEQPAAEAAPARPRRRAVRKATAPTASGEAAVVVVPSAAPEAVTEAAEAPAEAPAEAPEPAPAKKTAARKTAAKKAPAKKAAPAKKAAAKKTVAKKATTKKAAAKKTTTAKTAAKKTSVSSAGDEA encoded by the coding sequence ATGCTCGAACCGACCGAACCCGAAGAGGGTTCCGAACTGAACAGCCCCAGCGACACCCTGCCGCCGCGTCGTCGGCGCCGTGCCGCCTCACGCCCGGCGGGACCGCCCGCCGGACCCGCGGCGACTCCCGAGGAGATCGTCGCGCCCGCCGAGGCGGAGCAGAAGCCCGACGAGAACGTCGAGGCTCCCGAGGCCGAGGAAGCCGTCGTGGCCGAGGCCGCGCCCGCCGCCCGACCGCGTCGCCGTGCCACCCGCCGCGCCGCCGCGCCCGCCGGATCACCGGCAGCGGCCGATTCCCCGGCGGTCGCCGAGACCGTCGTACCCGCGGCCGATGCCGCAGCACCTGAGGAGAGCGCCGTCGCCGAGACCGAGGCCGTCCCCGAGACGCCCGCCGTGTCCGAGGACGACGCCCCGCGTCGTCCGCGTCGCCGTGCCACCCGCCGGGCCACCGCGCCCACCGGGGCGCCGGACGCCGCCGAGGCCGCCGAGATCGTGGTGCCCGTCGCCGAGGAGACCCCGGCCGAGGCGCCCGCCGTCGCGGAAGCACCCGCCGAGGAGGCCGAGCCCGCCGTGCGCGGCCGTCGTCGCGCCACCCGCCGCGCCTCCGCGCCGGCCGGGGCGCCGAAGGGCGCCGAGAAGACCGAGCTGCCCGAGCAGCAGGCCGAGCCGGACGCCGTCACCGAGGCTCCCGCCGCCGCGGCCGAGCCCGCCGTCGAGGACGACGACTCCGCGCCGCGCCGTGGTCGTCGTCGTGCCACCCGCCGGGTGACCGCGCCCGCCGAGACGCCCGCCGTCGCCGAGGAGGCCCCCGCGGCCGTCGCCGTCGCCGAGACCCCGGTCGCCGAGGTGCCCGCGCCCGCCGACGCCGAGGACGCCCCGCGCCGGGCCCGTCGCCGCTCCGTGCGCAAGGCCGCCACCGGCTTCTCCGCGCCCGCCCCCGAGACCGACTCCCCGCGGCGCCCCGCCCGGCCCGCGGTCGCCGTGTTCCAGGCGCCCGTCTTCACCGAGCCCCGGTTCCAGACGCCCGAGCGCGCCGCCGCCGAGGCCGCCGCCGGGGTCGCCGAACCCGAGGGTCCCGACGACACCGAGGCCGCCGACCACCGCGACGACACCGCTGAGGCGCCCCGCGAGGCCACCAGGGCCGCCAAGGCGCCCGCCGCCGACGAGGAGCAGTCCGCCGGTTCCAGGCGCCGCAGGCGCCGTCGGGGCGCCGCCTCCGACGAGGCCGAGACGCAGGCCCCCGAGCCCGTCGTCGAGGACGAGCCGGAGGAGGCCGACGCCGACGCCGAGGACGGCCACGACGGCGACGACGACTCCGAGGACACCGGTTCGCGCAGGCGCCGCCGCAGGGGCGGCCGCCGTCGCCGTCGCGGCGACTCCGCCGACGCCGGCGGCGACGACGAGTCGGACGAGCACGACGACACGGACGAGCACGCCCCGCGCGACGACTCCGCCGAGGCGGGCGACGCCGAGCAGGCCGACGACGCCGATGACGACGCCGACTCCGACGACGCCGACGTCCGTTCCGGCGACTCGGGCGGCTCCAACTCCAGCAGCCGCCGTCGCCGCAGGCGCCGTCGCCGGGCCGGGGACAACGGCACCGACGGCGAGCCCGGTGACAACGACCCGGAGCGCACCGTCGTCAAGGTGCGCGAGCCGCGCAAGCAGTCCGAGCCGTCCGACGAGGTCCAGTCCATCAAGGGCTCGACCCGTCTGGAGGCCAAGAAGCAGCGCCGCAGGGAAGGCCGAGAGCAGGGCCGCAGGCGCGTCCCGATCATCACCGAGGCCGAGTTCCTGGCCCGCCGTGAGGCCGTCGAGCGCGTGATGGTGGTCCGCCAGCACGGCGACCGCACCCAGATCGGCGTCCTGGAGGACGGCGTGCTCGTCGAGCACTACGTCAACAAGGAGCAGTCGACCTCGTACGTCGGCAACGTCTACCTGGGCAAGGTCCAGAACGTGCTGCCGTCGATGGAGGCCGCCTTCATCGACATCGGCAAGGGGCGCAACGCCGTCCTGTACGCCGGTGAGGTCAACTTCGAGGCGCTCGGCATGGCCAACGGGCCGCGCCGCATCGAGTCCGCGCTGAAGTCCGGGCAGTCCGTGCTCGTGCAGGTCACCAAGGACCCGATCGGGCACAAGGGCGCGCGTCTGACCAGCCAGGTCTCGCTGCCCGGCCGGTATCTCGTGTACGTGCCCGAGGGCTCGATGACCGGCATCAGCCGCAAGCTGCCCGACACCGAGCGGGCCCGGCTGAAGACCATCCTCAAGAAGATCGTCCCCGAGGACGCGGGCGTCATCGTGCGCACCGCCGCCGAGGGCGCGAGCGAGGACGAGCTGCGCAGGGACGTCGAACGGCTCCAGGCGCAGTGGGAGGAGATCCAGAAGAAGGCGAAGGGCGGCAACGCCCCGACGCTGCTGTACGGCGAGCCCGACATGACGGTCCGGGTCGTCCGCGACATCTTCAACGAGGACTTCACCAAGGTCGTCGTCAGCGGTGACGAGGCCTGGTCGACCATCCACGGCTATGTCGCGCACGTCGCCCCCGACCTCGCCGACCGGCTGTCGAAGTGGACCTCCGAGGTCGACGTCTTCGCCACGTACCGGATCGACGAGCAGCTCGCCAAGGCGCTCGACCGCAAGGTCTGGCTGCCCAGCGGCGGTTCGCTGGTGATCGACAGGACCGAGGCGATGATCGTCGTCGACGTCAACACCGGCAAGTTCACCGGCCAGGGCGGCAACCTGGAGGAGACGGTCACCAGGAACAACCTGGAGGCGGCCGAGGAGATCGTGCGCCAGCTGCGGCTGCGCGACCTCGGCGGCATCATCGTCATCGACTTCATCGACATGGTCCTGGAGTCCAACCGGGACCTGGTGCTGCGCCGGCTGCTCGAATGCCTCGGGCGCGACCGCACCAAGCACCAGGTGGCGGAGGTGACCTCGCTCGGGCTCGTGCAGATGACCCGCAAGCGGGTCGGGCAGGGGCTCCTTGAGTCCTTCTCCGAGACGTGCGTGCACTGCAACGGCCGGGGCGTCATCGTCCACATGGAGCAGCCCGGTTCCGCCGGCGGCGGCGGCAAGCGCAAGAAGCGCGGCCGGGGCGGCGACGGTCACACCCATGAGGCCGCGCACTCCGTCGAGTCGGCCGACGGCCTCGACGAGGACACCGAGTCCGAGAGCGTCGCCGAGGTGGCCGCCGAGGCCGCCGAGCCGGTGGCGCTGCCCGGCCCCGAGTTCACGCCCGACGAGGAGCTGTACAGCAGCGTCGCCGAGGCGGAGGCCGCGGCCCGCGGCCGTTCGCGGCGCCGCACGAGCCGCCGGGCGTCCGCGCCGGCCGGCGCGCCGAGCCGCAGCGAGCAGCGTGAGCAGCGGGAACAGCGCGACGAGCGCGAGCGGCGCGACGAGCCGAGGGCCGAGGCCCCGAAGGCCGAGGCGCCGGTCGTCGAGACCCCGGCCGAGGTGGCGCTCGCCGAGCCCGCCGCCGTCGAGGACGCGGTCGTGCCCGCCCCCGCCCAGGTCGAGGCGCCCGCCGCCGACGAGGCCGCGCCCAAGGGCCGCACCCGCCGTCGCGCCACCCGCAAGGTGTCCGCGCCCGCCGGGTCGCCCGCGGGTGCCGAGGCCGCCGTCGTGACGGTCGCTGAGGCCGCTCCGGTGGCCGAGGCCCCCGCCGAGCAGCCCGCGCAGCCCGTGCAGGCCGAGCAGCCCGCGGCCGAGGCCGCGCCCGCCCGTCCGCGGCGCCGCGCGGTGCGCAAGGCCACCGCGCCGACCGCGTCCGGGGAGGCGGCCGTCGTGGTCGTCCCGTCGGCCGCGCCCGAGGCGGTGACGGAGGCCGCCGAGGCGCCCGCCGAGGCACCGGCTGAGGCTCCCGAGCCCGCGCCTGCGAAGAAGACGGCCGCGCGCAAGACGGCGGCCAAGAAGGCGCCCGCCAAGAAGGCCGCCCCGGCCAAGAAGGCGGCGGCGAAGAAGACGGTCGCGAAGAAGGCCACCACCAAGAAGGCGGCGGCCAAGAAGACGACCACGGCGAAGACGGCGGCGAAGAAGACCTCGGTCTCCAGCGCCGGCGACGAAGCCTGA
- a CDS encoding TIGR03936 family radical SAM-associated protein, with product MQRVRLRYTKRGRLRFTSHRDFQRAFERALRRAEVPMAYSAGFTPHPKVSYANAAPTGTGSEAEYLEIALTASRDPERLRELLDESLPTGLDIVDAVEARTSGLADRLTASVWELRLTGVAPDDAERAVAAFMAAGTVEVQRTAKNGVRTFDARAAVVALETHTTAADRPTDQPCAILRLVVRHVTPAVRPDDVLSGLRAVADLAPPVPAAVTRLAQGLLDEETGTVTDPLAPDREAATASAGSAAAPVPA from the coding sequence GTGCAGCGCGTCCGTCTGCGCTACACCAAGCGTGGCCGCCTCCGGTTCACCAGCCACCGTGACTTCCAGCGTGCCTTCGAGCGCGCGCTGCGCCGCGCCGAGGTGCCGATGGCGTACTCGGCGGGGTTCACGCCGCACCCGAAGGTGTCGTACGCCAATGCCGCACCCACCGGCACGGGCAGTGAGGCGGAGTACCTGGAGATCGCGCTCACCGCGTCCCGGGACCCGGAGCGGCTGCGTGAGCTGCTCGACGAGTCGCTGCCCACCGGGCTCGACATCGTCGACGCGGTCGAGGCCCGCACCTCGGGTCTCGCCGACCGGCTGACGGCTTCCGTCTGGGAGCTGCGGCTGACCGGCGTGGCGCCGGACGACGCCGAGCGGGCGGTCGCCGCGTTCATGGCAGCCGGGACCGTCGAGGTCCAGCGCACGGCCAAGAACGGCGTCCGCACCTTCGACGCGCGTGCCGCGGTCGTCGCTCTGGAAACGCACACGACGGCTGCTGATAGGCCGACCGACCAGCCCTGTGCGATACTGCGGCTGGTTGTTCGGCACGTGACGCCTGCCGTTCGACCCGACGACGTCCTGTCCGGTCTCCGCGCCGTGGCCGACCTGGCGCCGCCGGTCCCCGCAGCGGTGACCAGGCTGGCGCAGGGGCTGCTCGATGAAGAGACCGGCACGGTGACCGACCCGCTCGCGCCCGATCGCGAGGCGGCGACGGCCTCGGCCGGTTCAGCCGCCGCGCCGGTGCCGGCGTAA
- the rplU gene encoding 50S ribosomal protein L21 has product MYAIVRSGGRQHKVAVGDIVEVDKISTAKVGDTVELSTLLVVDGDAVTSDPWVLDGIKVTAEIVDHHKGQKIDILRYKNKTGYRRRQGHRQQYTAIKVTAIPTAAK; this is encoded by the coding sequence GTGTACGCCATCGTGCGCAGCGGTGGTCGCCAGCACAAGGTTGCTGTCGGCGACATCGTTGAGGTTGACAAGATTTCCACCGCCAAGGTCGGCGACACGGTCGAGCTCTCGACCCTGCTCGTTGTGGACGGCGACGCCGTGACCAGCGACCCGTGGGTCCTGGACGGCATCAAGGTCACGGCTGAGATCGTGGACCACCACAAGGGCCAGAAGATCGACATTCTGCGCTACAAGAACAAGACCGGCTACCGCCGTCGTCAGGGCCACCGCCAGCAGTACACGGCGATCAAGGTCACGGCGATCCCCACGGCTGCGAAGTAA
- the rpmA gene encoding 50S ribosomal protein L27, with product MAHKKGASSTRNGRDSNAQRLGVKRFGGQVVNAGEILVRQRGTHFHPGAGVGRGGDDTLFALQAGSVQFGTHRGRKVVNIVPVA from the coding sequence ATGGCACACAAGAAGGGCGCATCGTCCACCCGGAACGGTCGCGACTCCAATGCCCAGCGGCTCGGTGTGAAGCGCTTCGGCGGTCAGGTCGTCAACGCGGGTGAGATCCTGGTCCGTCAGCGTGGCACGCACTTCCACCCGGGCGCCGGCGTCGGCCGTGGCGGCGACGACACGCTGTTCGCGCTGCAGGCCGGTTCGGTGCAGTTCGGCACCCACCGTGGCCGCAAGGTCGTGAACATCGTTCCGGTCGCCTGA